GGACCGAAGAAGCCGTGGCATAGGCATTTTCGTTCTTTGAGTCCACCACCACCTGGGTTATCCCCCACCGGTCCCGGAGGTCGAGAAAGATAAGGCCTCCGTGGTCCCGGATGCGATGCACCCAGCCGGCAAGGACAACTTCTCTTCCCGCATCGGCTCTCCGGAGTTCGCCACAGGTATGCGTCCTCAGCATAGTTCCCGCTCCTTTCGTAACCGTGCGATGAGCTCAGGAAGGGAAAGGAGTACCTGTTCTCCCAGGACAAGGTCTTTAAGGGCAAAGGTGCCTCTCTGCCTCTCCTCTTCTCCCACAATCACAACGAACCGGAGGTTCATTCTCTGGGCCCGCTTCAGGTGGTACTTGAGGCTTTTTGAGGCAAAGTCAAGGTGAAAGGGAATACCCGAGGCAGCAAGTTCCCGGCTCAAATCAAGGAGCACCACTTCTGCCGCCTCATCCTGAGGCGCCAGGTACACCCGGAAAAGAGGAGAAGGCTTCTCCCTTCCCTCAAGGAGAAGAACAATGCGTTCCATTCCTGCTGCAAAACCAACCCCGGGAACATCGGGCCCCCCAAGCACCCGGGAAAGGCCATCGTACCTTCCCCCTCCACCAATGGCATCCTGCGCCCCCAGGGTCTTCACCTTGACCTCAAAGACGGTACGGGTGTAGTAGTCAAGCCCCCGGACGAGGCGATGATTCACAACGAAGGGAATACCAAGAGCCTCAAGAATTGCAAAGAGCCGCTCTTCATGCTCACGGCATGAAGGACAGAGGAAATCCTGGATTTTCGGGAAAGCGGGATCCCCAAAAACTTCCTGACAGGACTCCATCTTGCAGTCGAGAACCCGCAGGGGGTTACTCGCAAGGCGCCGAGCGCAGTTCGCACAGAGCCGACTCTCGAGAGGAGTAAGGTACTCTCTGAGCCTTGCGACGTACTGAGGCTTACAGACAGGGCATCCGATGCTATTCACCTCAAGGGAGAGGTCGGAAAGACCAAGCTCCCGGTAAATTGTCCAGGCAAGGTTAATGATTTCCGCGTCGCAGGCGGGCTCGTTGAAACCAAGGGCCTCAAAGCCAAACTGGTGGAACTGACGCATGCGCCCTGCCTGGGGCCGCTCGTAGCGGAACATGGGACCGATGTAGTACCACTTGACCCGGGGGTTGCTCACCGAAAAGCCATGCTCCAGGTACGCCCGGACAACCGGAGCTGTACCTTCAGGACGGAGGGTGAGGCTCCGTCCTCCCTTATCGGTGAAGGTGTACATTTCCTTCTGCACGATATCCGTCTCTTCCCCCACTCCCCGGGCAAAGAGCTCCGTATGCTCAAAAATGGGCGTGCGAATCTCCTCGTACCCGAAAAGAGCCGCATTCTTCCGCACCACTTCCTCCAGGCGCTGCCAGAGAAGCGTCTCTTCACCGAGGATATCCCGAGTTCCCCGTGGTGCCTTGATCACCTCAGCCACGTGCCATCCCTTCCTCACCGAATCTCAAGCTCATGCACCACCTCAAGCTCCCGAAGGGCTGAAGCCACCTCGACGACCTTTTTTCCCTTTGGAGCATGGACCCAGAGGGAGCATCGTACTCTTCCTCTCTCTTCCTTTCGGACCCGAGCGGCATCAATGTTCACTCCGAGTTCTCCCAGGAGGGAACCGACTTTCCCCAGAGCCCCCGGCTCATCTTCAAGGAGAAGCTCAAGGGCGTATCCCCCCTTGGTCCTCAGGAAATGCCCTTCAAAGTACTCCAAAAGCCAGAGCACAAGGAGAATAAGGCCAACCCCTGCAAAACCAAGGAAGAACATGCCCACGCCCATGGCAATACCCACACCGCAAATCGCCCAGAGGCTTGCCGCCGTCGTGAGTCCGGCAACGGTTGAGCCGTAGCGGAAAATCGTCCCCGCCCCAAGGAACCCAATGCCGCTCACGATTTGGGCGGTGATACGGGCAGGGTCCGACCGGAAGAAGAAAACGGAAACCATGGTCATGAGGGCAGAGCCAACGCAGACGAGAATATGCGTCCTGAGGCCTGCAGGCTTTTCCGCCCGTTCCCTCTGCCAGCCCACAATTCCTCCTGCCACGAAAGCGGCAAGGAGCCGGAGAAAGATTGTAACTTCAAGCATCGAGAAATTCCACTTCCCCCTCC
This window of the Candidatus Caldatribacterium sp. genome carries:
- a CDS encoding histidine--tRNA ligase, translated to MIKAPRGTRDILGEETLLWQRLEEVVRKNAALFGYEEIRTPIFEHTELFARGVGEETDIVQKEMYTFTDKGGRSLTLRPEGTAPVVRAYLEHGFSVSNPRVKWYYIGPMFRYERPQAGRMRQFHQFGFEALGFNEPACDAEIINLAWTIYRELGLSDLSLEVNSIGCPVCKPQYVARLREYLTPLESRLCANCARRLASNPLRVLDCKMESCQEVFGDPAFPKIQDFLCPSCREHEERLFAILEALGIPFVVNHRLVRGLDYYTRTVFEVKVKTLGAQDAIGGGGRYDGLSRVLGGPDVPGVGFAAGMERIVLLLEGREKPSPLFRVYLAPQDEAAEVVLLDLSRELAASGIPFHLDFASKSLKYHLKRAQRMNLRFVVIVGEEERQRGTFALKDLVLGEQVLLSLPELIARLRKERELC
- a CDS encoding MgtC/SapB family protein, with protein sequence MLEVTIFLRLLAAFVAGGIVGWQRERAEKPAGLRTHILVCVGSALMTMVSVFFFRSDPARITAQIVSGIGFLGAGTIFRYGSTVAGLTTAASLWAICGVGIAMGVGMFFLGFAGVGLILLVLWLLEYFEGHFLRTKGGYALELLLEDEPGALGKVGSLLGELGVNIDAARVRKEERGRVRCSLWVHAPKGKKVVEVASALRELEVVHELEIR